The Brassica napus cultivar Da-Ae chromosome C7, Da-Ae, whole genome shotgun sequence genome has a segment encoding these proteins:
- the LOC106452907 gene encoding endo-1,3;1,4-beta-D-glucanase: MSGPQCCENPPALNPVSGSGHVEKLGGLDAYVSGSLDSKLCVILISDVFGYEAPNLRALADKVGASGFYVVVPDYFYGDPFDASNQERPISLWIKDHGADKGFEDTKPVIEAIKTKGITAIGAAGMCWGAKVVVELSKQELVQADVLLHPSFVTVDDIKGGKVPIAILGAEIDQVSPPALLKQFEEILASKPEVNSYVKIYPKVAHGWTVRYKTDDPDAVKAAEEAHKEMLDWFVTYVK; this comes from the exons ATGTCGGGACCTCAGTGCTGCGAAAACCCGCCGGCTCTTAACCCGGTCTCCGGGTCGGGTCATGTGGAGAAGCTGGGTGGGCTCGATGCTTACGTCTCTGGCTCTCTTGATTCCAAGTTGTGCGTCATCCTCATCTCTGATGTTTTTG gGTATGAAGCTCCAAACTTGAG GGCGCTTGCGGATAAGGTTGGAGCTTCTGGATTCTATGTTGTGGTTCCTGATTACTTCTATGGAGATCCTTTTGATGCCTCTAATCAGGAGAGACCCATCTCTCTCTGGATCAAAGACCATGGCGCT GATAAGGGATTTGAAGACACAAAGCCAGTAATTGAAGCCATAAAGACCAAAGGCATAACTGCTATTGGAGCTGCAGGGATGTGTTGGGGTG CAAAAGTGGTGGTGGAATTGTCTAAGCAAGAGCTTGTTCAAGCAGATGTTTTGCTTCATCCTTCTTTTGTCACGGTCGATGATATCAAGG GTGGGAAGGTACCAATTGCTATACTAGGAGCTGAGATTGATCAGGTGTCTCCACCAGCACTCTTGAAGCAATTTGAGGAGATTCTTGCTTCCAAACCTGAG GTGAATAGTTATGTGAAGATATACCCGAAAGTGGCACACGGTTGGACAGTTAGGTACAAGACGGATGACCCAGACGCGGTTAAAGCTGCAGAAGAAGCGCACAAGGAGATGCTTGATTGGTTTGTGACTTACGTTAAGTGA
- the LOC106345616 gene encoding dual specificity protein phosphatase 1, giving the protein MSSRDRGSSSMDEYNETVKNQIQALVRVIKVARAYTEDNVPSLIQEGLYLGSVAAACNKNLLKSYNVTHILTVASSLRPAHPDDFLYKVVRVVDKEDTNLEVYFDECFDFIDEAKKLGGSVLVHCFVGKSRSVTVVVAYLMKKHGMTLAQALQHVQSIRPVASPNAGFIKQLQDLEKSLQGKQERIAQSQV; this is encoded by the exons AT GAGTTCTAGAGACAGAGGATCATCATCAATGGATGAGTATAACGAAACCGTCAAGAATCAGATCCAAGCGCTTGTTCGTGTTATCAAAGTCGCTCGTGCCTATACAGAAGACAATGTCCCTTCCCTTATCCAAGAGGGTCTTTATCTCGGATCCGTGGCTGCAGCTTGCAACAAGAACCTCTTGAAATCTTACAACGTTACCCATATCTTAACCGTGGCTTCCTCCTTGAGACCTGCTCACCCTGATGATTTCCTCTACAAGGTTGTTCGAG TTGTGGATAAGGAAGACACCAATTTGGAAGTGTATTTCGATGAGTGTTTCGATTTCATTGATGAAGCCAAGAAGCTAGGCGGTAGCGTTCTTGTCCATTGCTTCGTTGGCAAGTCACGCAG TGTCACTGTAGTTGTTGCTTACCTCATGAAGAAACACGGAATGACTTTAGCCCAAGCATTGCAACATGTTCAGAGCATTAGACCTGTGGCAAGTCCCAACGCCGGTTTCATCAAGCAATTACAAGACCTCGAAAAGTCTTTACAAG GAAAGCAAGAACGGATTGCACAATCTCAAGTGTGA